GCCATGGGCATGCGCTGCCCGCTCGAAGGCCTTTTCGGCCGAGCGCAGGTTGCCGGAGCCGTAGTCGATGATGGCGATCAGCATGGGGTCGTTCCGTCAGGCAGAAATGCGGGAAATTCGAAAGATGCGGCGCCGCCTCGGCGATGGGTCAGCTTCGATGCGGGGCAACGCTCAGGCCCACGACCCGCTCGGCGCCGATCCGCGGTATGGGGTAGCCGGGTCGATGCGGTGGCGGAGCGTCCGGTTGCGGAGCGCTGCCGCCGGCCTGCAGGTCCTGTGCCTGGCGCTGATGGGCGGCGAGCCGTGCGAAGAAGCGGCGCTCCGCCTCTTCGCGACCCTGCGCCTCGACGACGGCGACGAAGCGCCAGCCGCGCCGCTCCAGCGTCCAGCGCCACAACCCGCGCGCCTCGAAGGCGAAGAGGATCGACAGCCCCGCCATGGCGATGCCGGGCATCGGTCCGCCGATGAACCGCGAGGCGAGCTCCAGGGCGAGGCCGGCAACCAGATAGACGAGCAAAACCAGCCAGAGCCGCTTCACCAGCAGCCAGGGGAGGGTGAAGAGCAGCGCCAGCCAGCTGAAGCCGTCGCGGATGAAGACCGTGCGCTGCGCCTCGGCCTCGCCCATCGTCTCGGGCGAGGAACCGGGCGGGATCAGCACCATGTAGATCGCCATCTGTCCCTCCGTCCGGCGGCCTCAGCCGCCGAGCTGGCCCTTGGTCGAGGGCACGCGCCCGGCCTGCCGCGGGTCCGGCTCGATCGCCTTGCGCAGCGACCGTGCCACGGCCTTGAAGCAGGTCTCGGCGATGTGGTGGCAGTTGCTGCCCGTCAGGTTGGCGATATGCAGCGTGATGCCGGCATTCATCGCGAAGGCGCGGAAGAACTCCTCGAAGAGCTCCGTGTCGAAATCGCCGACCTTGTCGCGCGGGAAGGTTACGTCCCAGACGAGAAAGGGGCGGCCCGACACATCGAGGGCGCAGCGGGTCAGCGCCTCGTCCATGGCCAGGTGGCAGTCGGCGTAGCGGGTGATGCCGGTCATGTCGCCGAGCGACTGGCGCAGGGCCTGTCCGAGCGCGATGCCGACATCCTCGGCCGTGTGATGGAAGTCGATATGGGTGTCGCCGCTGGCACGGATCGTCATGTCGATCAGCGAATGCCGGGACAGCTGTTCCAGCATGTGGTCGAGAAAGCCGACTCCGGTCTGCACCGAATAGGCGCCGGTCCCGTCGAGGACGATCTCGACGTCGATGTCGGTTTCCTTCGTCTTGCGCGAGATCTTCGCGGTGCGCATGGGCGAGCCTGTCCTTCTGTGGCCGGCCTGCTGCCGGCTGCGAAGCCTTGTAACAGGACGCTTGCCGCAATGAAATACCTGCGCGCGCGGCGCCGCGATCTGGTCAAGATCGCCCTGCACGGGTAAGACGGAAATTCGACACTTGCAACGTTCCGGAGACCTGCCGATGCAAAGCGCTGCCCTTCCGCTGGACGAGGACCCGTCCCCTTTCGCGCCGGCGAGCGCCCGCGACCGCCTGATTGTCGGCCTTGACGTGCCGACGGTGGAGGAGGCACGCGCCATCGTGCGCGAGACCGCGGGTGCCGTCGGCACCTACAAGATCGGCATGCAGCTGCAGTTCGCCGGCGGCCTGGAACTGGCCGCGGAACTGGCTCGCGATGGCCACAGCATCTTTCTCGACGTCAAGCTTCTCGACATCGACAACACGGTGATGAAGGCGGTGGAGAACATCGCCCGCATGGGTGTGCGCTTCGTCACCATTCACGCCTATCCCAAGGCGATGCGCGCGGCCGTTGCCGGGCTTGCCGCGGCCGGCGGCGATGTCTGCCTGCTCGGTGTTACCGTGCTGACCTCGATGGACGAGGACGATCTGCATGATGCCGGCTATGCCGGTGGCGTCGACGAGTTGGTGATTGCCCGCGCGGCGGATGCGCGCGCCGCCAACATGGGCGGTATCGTCTGCTCGCCGCTGGAGGTCGCCTCGCTGCGGAACGTGGTCGGACCGCGCCTCGTCACCGTGACCCCGGGCATCCGTCCGGCAGGGTCCGAGGCGGGCGATCAGAAGCGCATCATGACACCGGCCGACGCGATCTCGGCCGGCGCCGACTATCTGGTGGTCGCACGCCCGGTGATCATGGCCCCCAACCGCCGCGCCGCGGCGGAGGCCATCGTCGAGGAAATCGGTCGGGCGCTCTAAAATCGGCCTGTCAGCGGGGCTCTGTGAGCCCTGCCGACAGGCACTCGACTGCGGCCTGAACGCCGCCCGCGCCATGCGGTACGGCGAGCGCCTTCAGCGCCAGCTCCAGCACCCCGAGCGTGCCCAGCACGGTCGGGGCGTTGACATGGCCCATATGGCCGATGCGGATGCCCTTGCCGGCGATCTCGCCGATGGTGCCGCCGATGGTGACGTTGCAGGTCTCCTGGCACCAGCGCCGCAGCGCGGCCGGGTCGAGCCCGGGTGTCAGCACCACGGTGACCGAGTTGGAGCGCTGGGCGTCCTCCAGGATGTTCAGTTCCATCGCGCCGCCTTCCGCCCATTTGGCGACGCAGGCGCGCACGGCGGCGGCCAGCATTGCGTGGCGGCGATGGGCGGCGTCCAGCCCTTCCCCCAGCAGCAGGTCGAGAGCCTGGCGGAAGGCGAAGAGCAGGTGCTCCGGCGGCGTGCCGCAATATTTCTGGTAGTGCTCGCTGCCCTGTCGGAACGTCCAGTCCCAGTAGAATGTCTTCAGGTCGGCCGTCTCGTGCGCGGCGAGCGCTCGGGCATTGGCAGCGACAAAGGCGAGGCCCGGCGGGGTCATCAGCCCTTTTTGCGCGCCGGTGACGGTCACGTCGACGCCCCACTCGTCCATCTTGTAGGGCACGCAGCCGAGCGAGGCGATGGTGTCGACCATGAACAGCGCCGGATGGCCTGCCGCATCGATGGCCTTGCGCAGGGCGGCGATGTCGTTGAGCACGCCCGAGGCCGTGTCCACCTGCACCACCAGCACCGCCTTGATCTCATGCGCGGTGTCCGCGGCAAGACGGGCGGTTACCGCCGTCGGATCGACGGCGCGGCGCCAGTCGCCCGGCAGCACCTCGACCTCGAGGCCGGTCATCGTCGCCATTTCGCCCCAGCCGCGGGCAAAGCGGCCGGAGTCCAGCACCAGCACCCGGTCGCCGCGCGACAGCGTGTTGGTGACCGCCGCTTCCCAGGCGCCATGTCCGTTGGCAGCGTAAAGGAACGCCTTTCCCGTGGTGCCGAAGACCTTCGGCAGGTCGGCGAGCAGGCTGTCCGTCAGCCCGACCAGCGAGCCGGTGTAGATGTCGATTGCCGGGCGGTGCATGGCCCTGAGCACTTCGTCCGGCACGGTGGTCGGTCCGGGGATCATCAGGAATTCGCGGCCGCTGGCGAGCGTCATGGCAGGCTCCGGAGAGGTTGCGCGGCTGGGCAGCCCGGAATGTGAGGGCGAGCCCGCCGCGCTGGCGGGTGGGATCGATCCTTCCCGGCCGCGCATGACAGGTGCGGCCCGGCGAGGATCAGACCACGTTCTTTTCCAACACCGGGCGCCCTTGTGCAATCCGCTCGTGCGACAGCGCACCAAGATCGAGGCTGCGCCAGGCGCCATGGAGGATCAGTTCGGCAATGCCGCGGCCGACCGCCGGCGACTGCTGCAGCCCGTGGCCGGAAAAGCCTGTGGCAAGATAAAGGCCCGGATGGCCGTCGACCGTGCCGAGAATGGCGTTGTGATCGAACAGGTTCATGTCGTAGTGGCCGGCCCAGGCCTGTCCTGGCCGGATCGCCTCGAAGGCCGGAACGCGCGTAGCGAGCACCGGCCACAGGTACTCGTCGAAGAAATCGTGCTCGACGTCGAAGTCGCGGGTGTCCGGATCGCGCTCCTGTGGCGGGGCGGAGCCGCACAGGAAACCGGTGCCTTCGGGCCGGACATAGGTGCCGGTCGGGTCGATCATCAACGGACAGCCGGCAACGGGTTCGCGGCAGTCGAAGGTGAAGATCATCCGCTTGCGGCTTTCCACCGGCAGGTCAATGCCGAGCTGGCGGGAAAGGCGGGCAGCTCCTTCTGCCCCGGCGGCATTGACCAGCTGTCCGGCCGAGATGGTGCTGCCGTCCGACAGCTGCAGGCGGAACCCCTGGCCTTCGCGCGCAGCGTCCAGCACCTCGGCCGCCAGATAGGGCACGCCGAGCGCGCGTGCCTTCTTGCGGAAGGCCTGCATCAGGCCGTAGCCGTCGAACCAGCCTTCGCCTGTTCTGCCCCAGCAGCCGGCGGCGATGTCCTCGACATTGAGCCAGGGAAAGCGGGCGAGAAGCTCGTTCGGCTCCAGGAAGGCGATATCCGCGCCCATGCGGGTCTGCAGGGCGTGGTTTTCCTCCAGGATATGCCGCTTGTCGGCGGTCGCCAGGAACAGGTAGCCGCCTTCGTGCAGATCGATTGCAGGCCGCTCGTCGCCGACGGCCAGCCGGGTGCCGATCTCGCGCAGGAACTCGATGCCGTAGAGCGAGATGGCGATATTGGTCGGCTCGGAAAACTGCTGGCGGATCGAGGCCGCCGACAGCGCCGAGGCGCAGGTCCGGTAGGACGGATCCTTCTCGATGACGACGACCCGGCCAGTGAAGTCCGGGTCCATGGCAAGGTGGCAGGCGATGGAGGAACCCATCACCGCACCGCCGACGATCGCGACGTCGAAAGTCTCAGCGCTCACGTCGATGCCCGTCCTGTGGCAAGCGGTTGGCTCTAAAAAGAGGGCGGGAGCCATCGGCCCCCGCCCTTTTTGGACTGATCAGAAGAACGCCTGCAGGCCGGTCTGGGCGCGGCCGAGGATCAGGGCATGGACGTCATGCGTGCCCTCGTAGGTGTTCACCGTCTCCAGGTTCTGGGCGTGCCGCATGACGTGGTACTCCTCCTGGATGCCGTTGCCGCCGTGCATGTCGCGGGCCTGGCGGGCGATGTCCAGCGCCTTGCCGCAATTGTTGCGCTTGACGATGGAGATCATCTCCGGCGCGACGCGGCCCTCGTCGAACAGGCGGCCGACGCGCAGGGAGGCCTGAAGGCCGAGCGCGATCTCGGTCTGCATGTCGGCGAGCTTCTTCTGGAAGAGCTGGGTCTGGGCCAGCGGCTTGTTGAACTGCTTGCGCTCCAGGCCGTAGTTGCGGGCCCGGTGCCAGCAGTCCTCGGCCGCACCCAGCGCGCCCCAGGAAATGCCGTAGCGCGCGCGGTTGAGGCAGCCGAACGGGCCCTTCAGGCCGGCGACGTTCGGCAGCAGCGCGTCCTCGCCGACCTCGACATTGTCCATGACGATCTCGCCGGTGATCGAGGCGCGCAAGGACAGCTTGCCGCCGATCTTCGGCGCGGACAGGCCCTTCATGCCCTTGTCGAGAACGAAGCCGCGGATTGCCCCGTCATGGGCGTCGGACTTGGCCCACACGACGAAGACGTCGGCGATCGGGGCGTTGGAGATCCACATCTTGGAGCCCTTCAGCCGGTAGCCGCCGTCGATCTTCTCGGCGCGAGTGCGCATGCCGGCCGGATCGGAACCGGCATCCGGCTCGGTCAGGCCGAAGCAGCCGACGAATTCGCCGCTGGCGAGCTTCGGCAGGTACTTCTTGCGCTGCTCCTCGCTGCCATAGGCGTAGATCGGGTACATCACCAGCGAGGACTGGACCGAGTTCATCGAGCGGTAGCCGCTATCGACCCGCTCGATCTCGCGTGCCACCAGGCCGTAGGCGACATAGGAAGCGTTGGCGCAGCCATATTCTTCCGGCAGGGTGATGCCGAGCAGGCCGAGCTCGCCCATCTCGTTGAAGATCTCGCGGTCGGTCTTCTCCTGCGAGTAGGCCTCCAGCACGCGCGGCATCAGCTTGTCCTGCGCATAGGCGCGGGCCGTCTCCATGATCAGGATCTCGTCCTCGTTCAGCTGGTCGCGCAGCAGGAACGGGTCTTCCCAGGCGAAGCGGCCGCCGCCGGTCGGGTCGGACTTGTGAACGGATGCGTGTGCGGTCATGGGTCTGGTCTCCTCCGGTCCGCCTGCGGTCCGTACCGCCGGCGGAGAGCGTCTTGTCGTCGGGGGCCGGCACCGGTTTGCGGCGACCGGACCCCAGGAAAGGGGTGAATGTCAGGGCGCGAGTGTCCGGTCTGTCGCTGCCGGCGAAAAGTGATATGTTGTCCCAAGTTCATGAGCGAATGGAATAGGGTTTGAAACGAGGCTTCGTTCCACATGCCGACAGCCTGATCGCATTCGAGTGCGCGGCGCGGCACGGCAGCTTCACCCGCGCGGCGGAGGAGCTGCATCTCACCCAGGGTGCGGTCTCCAAGCAGGTGCGCCATCTGGAGGCCCGGCTGGGCGTCGAGCTGTTCAAGCGCGTGCGCCAGCGTATCGTGCTGACCGATGCCGGCCGGCTCTATCTCCACGACGTGCGCGGCGCGCTGGAAAGCCTGACCGCCGCCACACGGCAGGTCATGTCCTTTGCCGGCAACGAGGACGTGCTGAACCTCGCCACCCTGCCCTCCTTCGGCACCCGCTGGCTGGCGCCGCGCCTTGCCGGTTTCATCGCGGCTCACCCTACCGCCAGCCTCAACGTGACGGTGCGGCTGCGGCCCTTCGACTTCGCCAAGGAGCCGTTCGACGTGGCGATCCATTACGGCGATCCGGTCTGGGCGGGGGCGGTCGCCGAACCGCTGTTCCGCGAGGATGTGATCGCGGTCGCCTCGCCGGCCTTCCGGGCGCGCCATCGCATCCGCCGGCCGCAGGACCTTGCCCCGCTCCTTCGCCTGCACCAGTCGACGCGTCCGCTCGCCTGGCGGCAGTGGTTCGAATGCGCCGGAGTTGAAACGGAGCTTGCCTTCCAGGGGCCGCGCTTCGAACAGTTCGTGATGATGGCGGAAGCCGCCGCCAACGATCTCGGCGCAGCGCTTGTTCCGCGCTTCTTCGTTGCCGAGGAGCTGGCGTCCGGGCGGTTGGTCCAGCTGTTCGACACGGTGTTGCGGCTGCCGTCCGCCTATCACCTCGTCTACCCGGAAGACCGCTCGTTGCGGCCCGTTGCCGCCCGCTTCCGCGACTGGCTGATGGGGGAGGTCGCGGCCGCCGGCGGCGGCGACAGGCCGGTGTTGCCGGGCTGAAGAGCCGGTGCGCGTCAGGCGGTGCGCCGGCCCATGTCGTTTGCCATGAGGCGCGCAAAGCCTGCGGATGTCGGGGCTACGAGGAAGCCACTACGCCAAATTTCGTATTTGCATAGTGCGCGAATCCTGTTGGTATCAGGCTGTCTTCGTCAAGGAGATGCGGCGGTCCTGGCCGTGGGGTTCCCCCCTCCCTCCTCACGGTCAGGACCATTTTTCCTGCCGCTTCGGACCAGCTCTTCCACGCTTTGCCGGACTGTACCGCGCGGCCTCAGCCGCAGGACGCCTCGGCTCGCCCGGCGACCGTCACCCGCACCCGCGTCACCCCCTTGTTGATGAACTTCAGCTCGCGCGCCGCGCGCCGCGAAACGTCGATCACCCGGCCGCGCACAAAGGGCCCGCGGTCGACGATGGTCAGGGTCACCTTGCGGCCGTTCGACAGGTTTTCCACCTGCACCCGGGTGCCGAAGGGCAGCTTGCGATGGGCCGCCGTCAGGGCTTCCGGGTTGGCGCGCGTGCCGCTGGCGGTTCGTCCTGTCAGCTCGTACCAGGAGGCCCGGCCGCATTCGGCGACCGCTGGCGAGGCACCCAGACCGGCGCAGGCGAGCGCGACTAGAAGATGGGTCCGAGGCTTGCGAATCATTTCCGGCGGTCCATATTTCAACCTTGAAGTTTTTACGGGGGCTCAAGGCCTCCAGACAGTTTTTCAACGAGTATGTTCGGCAATGGCCATTTTTCGTGACTTTGTTGTGGCAAGCACCGACAATTGGACGCATTGCCGTTACGGATTCTGCGATGGCGGAGCAACGGCGTGGGGGCGGACCGGATGACGGCAGGCGACGCGGCACGACCGGGGATGACATGGCCGATGGAGGGGCTGCATGCTGCGATCATCGCCGCGTCCAAGGATCCCATCTATTTCTGCACTCCCGACTACATCATCCGCGAGGCCAACGAGCCTTACGTCGCGATCGGCGGCCTGACCCGCGAACAGGCCATCGGCCGCACGGTGCAGGAGGTCGCAGGCCCGGGCGCCTTCCCCCGTCGCGCCCCCTATCTCGAGTCGGCTCTGTCCGGCCGCGTTGCCGTGCTGCAGGACTGGGTGATGGTGCCCGGCCAGGGCCGCCGCTTCTTCGATGTGCGCTATCAGCCGGTGCACGATGCGGCGGGACGGCTGCTTGGCGTTGCCGCCTATGGCCGCGACATCACCGACCTGAAGATGGCCGAGCAGGTCCTGCGCCTCTACGAAAGCGCGGTCACGCAGATGTCGGACCGCCTGTCGGTGGTCGACCGCAACTACCGCTACATCCTCACCAACGAGAGCAATGCGCGCTGGCATGGCTCCACCGCGGAGAGCTTCCGCGGCCGCTCGGTCGTCGAGGTCGTTGGCGAGGAGCGTTTCGCCGCGGAGATTCAGCCCTGGCTCGACCGCTGTCTTGCTGGCGAGACGGTGGAATACGACTTTCAGGACTTGGCTCCGGACGGCGCGCCGGTCGTCATGGATGCGCGTCTTCAGCCTTTCCGCAACGGCGACGGCGAGATCGAGGCGGCCGTCGTCACCCTGCGCGACGTCACCGAGACCCGCCGCCTGTCGGAGCGGCTCGAACGTCTGGCGCTGCAGGACGATCTCACCGGGATCGCCAATCGCCGGTCCTTCGAGACCGGACTGGAGCGACGGGTCGCGGCCTATCGCAAGGGCGGCGACGGGTTCAGCGTCGTGTTCATCGACCTCGACGGGTTCAAGCTGGTCAACGATACCGCCGGCCATGGTGCCGGCGACCGGTTCCTGCAGGATATCGCCCGGCTGCTGCGCCAGTCGGCCGGCGAAGGGGTCGAGGTTGCCCGCATCGGCGGCGACGAGTTCGGTCTGATCATCGACACGGGCGAGACGGTCGCCGCCCATGCGATCTGCAGCCGCCTCCTGTCCGCCTTCGAGGGCTATCGGCTTGCCTGGGAAGACATGCAGTTTCGCAGCAGCGCCAGCATCGGCATCGCCTCTGTCGAGTCGGAAGACGACGACGCCACGCGCCAGGCCGTAACCGTCGGCCGAGTGCTGCAATGGGCGGACTTTGCCTGCATGCAGGCCAAGGCGGCCGGCGGCCACCGCATTGTCGCGCATGACCGGGCGGAGAAGACCGGCGACGACCGCAAGGTGGAGATCCATCATCTCCTCGCGGTGGAGCGGGCGATTGCCGAGAACGGTTTCCTGCTGCACGCCATGACGATCGTCGATCTGGCCAGCGGCGCGCCGGCGATGCAGGAGGTGCTGCCGCGGGTCGCCACCGGCAATGGCGACCTGCACGGCCCCTCGATGATCCGCGCCACCGCCGAGCGCCACGGATTGATGCGGGCCGTGGACCGGCTGGTGCTCAATGCAGTGCTTGCCCGTCTGGAGGCGGGTGATACGGACGGGCTTCCCATCGCTGTCGATCTGTCGGCGGAAACGCTGCACAGTCCGGTCTTCGCCTGTCAGATCATCGGCCGGCTGGAGCGCGCGCCGGGGGTGTCGCAATCCCTGGTATTCGAGGTTTCGGAAGCGGCGCTTGCGCGCATGAAGCCGGAGGCGTGGAACCTGATGGCAGACCTGAGGGCCATCGGCTGCCGTATCGCGCTGGACCATTTCGGCCGCGGCGTTGCCGGGTTCACCCAGCTGCGTGCCAATGCGTTCGACCTGATCAAGATCGACCGGCTGCTGACCGCCGGGCTTGCCGGCGACCCGGTCAAGCGCGCTGCCGTCTCGGGGGTCGTCGGCCTGGCGGAGGCGCTGAGCCTGCCGACGGTCGCCGAATACGTCAACGAACCGCTGCACCTCGACATTCTGAAGGGGCTCGGCGTTACCTATGCGCAGGGCCGGGCAGTCTCGCGGCCCGCGGCCTGGTCCTGATCCCTCATCACACCGGCCCGCCCTCCTCGAAGGTCTCGCCGGGGAACCGCGCCTGCGCCCTGGCCAGCAGCACCGCGCGCGCCTCTCCCTCAAGGGCGGAAAGCCGCGCCCGCCACACCGTCTTCAGCCAGCGTTTCGGCAAGCTGCCGGCCCCCGGCATCGCGTCGATCCGCTCCTGTACCGAACCGAGCCAGCCGGCTGCCTCCCCGCGCCGCCGGAGGCGCAGAAGCGCCTGTGCGACCGCAAGTCCGTAGCCCGGGTTGAGGCGCGCGTAAGGGTCGGCAAGGGCGCTGGCGACCGCCTCTGCCACGGCCGTTTCCGTTCCTGCGCCCTGTTCCGCGGTCTCGGCCATCGATGCGGCAAAGTCCGCGAAACGGGCAAGATCGGTGGGGGCATCGTCTGCGATCAGCCCGCGTTCGGCGCAAAGCGCGGCGAGATCGCGGGTGAAGCCTGCAATCAGCTTGCGGGCGATGTTCAGCGTGTAGAGATGGTCGTGACTGGCGTGGGACGAGGCGAGCGTGAGCACGCGCACCCGCTCCGGCAGGTCGCGGCTGCTCAGCGCCACCGCACCGGCCGTATCCGTCGCATCGAAAATGCCGAAGACCAGCGTCAGCTCGGGGCCTGCCCCGGCGCATTGCAGGTGCTCGGCCATGTCGGGCGCGTTCGCCATGGCCGGATGCCGCACGGCGCCGCTTTGGCTGCCCGGCCGGCCGAGCACCAGTTCGGGCCCGAAGGCGAAGGCCCGCCCATCGCCGCGTCGCAGCGCCGCGGCAACCGCGCCATAGGCTCCTTTCGAGGCGCCGTAATGGATGATCCGTGCCGCGCCCGAGGCTTTTGCGGCCTGATCGATCGCACGGTCCATGGCCGCCTCGCAGCCGAGATACCAGACGGGATCGGGGCAGTTGAGAAACAGGCAGGCATGGCGGGTGTTGGCGAACAGCCGCTCGAGGCCGAAGCGGCCCGCCGGCACGCGCACCTGCGAATAGACCACCGCAAGGCAGTCGTTGCCGCCGTTCGGCGCCGGGAGATAGCGCCAGACGAGGCCGCTTTGCGCATCGAACCCGTCCTGGCCGGGCGGGATGGTCTCGTCCATCGCTGCCTCAGATCTCCGGACCGATCCAGAAGTCGGCCTTGGTCGCCTTGCGCGGCTTTCGCGCCTCGGCGATATGCGCGGTGCGCGGATCGAGCGTGGCGAAGGCCTCGTACTGGGTCAGGAACACCTTGCCGTTGAGGTGGGTGAGGAAGTCGGTCCGTTGCAGCCGGTCCATCACCGGCCCCTTCACCTCCGACAGGTGGAAGCCGACCCCGGCGCCGGCGAGCCGGCGGCTGATCTCCTCCAGGCTTTCCAGCGCGGAGGCGTCGATCTCGTTGACCGCCGTGCACATCAGCACCACGTGCCGCAGCTGTGGCCGCTCGGCCACCAGCTCGGTCAGCCGGTCTTCCAGGAACCGGCTGTTGGCGAAGAACAGGCTCTCGTCGACCCGCAAGGTGAGCACGGTCTCGCCGGTGATCACCTTGTGCCGGTTGATGTTGCGGAAATGCTCGGTGCCCGGGACGATGCCGACGATGGCCATGTGCGGCCGGGCGCTGCGATAAAGATGCAGCGCCAGCGATACGCCGACGCCGACGGTCACGCCGGTCTCCACGCCGAGGGCGAGCGTTGCCAGGATGGTTGCCGCCATCGCCGCGAAGTCGCTGCGCGAATAGGCCCAGACCCGCCCGAGAGCCTTCAGGTCGACCAGCGACAGCACGGCGACGATGATCGTCGCCGCCAGTGTCGCCTGCGGCAGTTCGGAGATCAGCGGCGTCAGGAACAAGGTGGCCAGCGCGATGCCGATGGCGGTGAAGGCGCCGGCGGCCGGCGTTGCCGCGCCCGCATCGAAATTCACCACAGAACGGGCAAAGCCGCCGGTGACCGGATAGCCGCCGGAAATGCCGGAGGCGATATTGGCCGCACCGAGCCCGATCAGCTCCTGGTCCGGGACGATGCGCTGGCGCTTCTTGGCGGCCAGCGTCTGTGCGACGGACACCGATTCCACGAAGCCGATCACCGAGATCAGCAGCGCGGGCACCACCAGCTGGCCCCAAAGCTGCGGGTCGAGCGACGGCAGCGCGGGCGCCGGTAGGCCGGAGGGAATGTGCCCGACCAGCTTCACGCCCTTGTCGCCGAGAGAAAAGGCATGGGCCGCCAGCGTCGTCGCGGCCACCGCCGCCACCGGGCCGGACTTGGCGATGATGTCGGCAAGCCGGGGCCGCAGGCCCATCCGGATCAGCGCAGGCTTCAGCCCGCTGCGCACCCAGAACAGGAACAGCGTGACCGGCACGCCGACGGCCAGCGCATAGGGGTTCACATTGGCGAGATTGGCGGCGAGCCCGCCGACGATCTCCACCATCGTGCTGCCTGAGCCGCTGATGCCCAGGATGTGCTTGAGCTGTCCGGCGGCGATGATCAGCCCGCTCGCCGTGATGAAGCCGGAAATCACCGGGTGGCTCAGCAGATTGGCGAGGAAGCCGAGGCGGAACAGGCCCATGGCGATCAGCATCGCCCCGGACAGCATCGCCAGCACGATGGCCGCACCGAGATATTCGGCCGTGCCTTGCGCTGCGATCTCGCCCACCGCCGAGGCGGTCATCAAGGACACCACCGCCACCGGCCCGACCGCCAGCGCCCGGCTGGTTCCGAACAGCGCATAGGCAACGAGCGGCAGGATCGAGGCGTAAAGGCCCACTTCCGGCGGCAATCCAGCGAGCAGCGCGTAGGCGAGCGACTGCGGGATCAGCATGATCGTCACGATCAGCGCGGCGATCAGATCGTCAGTCGCCGTGTCGCGGTTATAGGCGCGTCCCCAGTCGAGGATCGGCAGGTAGGAGGCAAGGCGTGTCATGTCGAAGCCGGAACCGCGTGTCGCAACAGGAAAGCGCGCCGCCCGCTGGCGGGCGGCGCAACCATGAAACCCCGCTCGGCGAGCGGGCGAAAGGCGTTTGTCCGGCTGGCCGTGGGGCCGACCGCTGTCTCAGCCGGCCGACGTTTTAACCGGGAAGACCGTGATCGGCGATCTGGCGCAGGGCCGGGGCAAGACCGGACAGGTCGTAGCCGGCATCGCCGGCCATGCGCACCAGCTCGGCGGCATCGCGCTCGCCCGCCTGGGACAGGGCCCACAGGTTGATCGAGCGTGTGCCGGTACGGCAGAAGGCGAAGACCGGGCCGCTGGCCGCCTCGAGCACCTCGTGGAAGGCGCGGATCGTGTCGGGCGTGATGCCCTCGCGCCCCGTGACCGGCAGGGCCGTGTAGGCAAGGCCGGCCTCGGCGGCGGCGCGGGCGATCTCCGCCCCGTCCGGCTGGTCGGGGGCCTCGCCGTCGGGACGATTGTTGATGATCGCGACGAAGCCCGCGTCGCGGATCGCGGCGACATCCTCCGGCTGGATCTGGAACGATACGGTGAGGGTGTCGTCGACCCGGGCGCTTTGCATTCTTCCTGTCCTTACAATCCGTTGACCGGCACCTTGAGGAAGGTCCGGCCACTGTCATCCTTGGGCGGCAGTTTGCCGGCGCGCATGTTTACCTGTATCGAGGGAATGATCAATTTCGGCATGTCGAGCGTGGCATCGCGTGCCTGGCGCATCGCGACGAATTCCTCCTCGGTGACGCCGTCGCGCACATGGATGTTGTGCTTGCGCTCCTCGCCCACCGTGGTCTCCCAGCGGATCTCTCGGCCGTTCGGGCCATAGTCGTGGCACATGAACAGGCGCGTTTCCTCGGGCAGCGACAGCACCTTGCGGATCGAGTGGTAGAGCTCGTGCGCATCGCCGCCTGGAAAGTCGGCCCGCGCCGTGCCGCCGTCGGGCATGAACAGCGTGTCGCCGACAAAGGCAGCATTGCCCATCACATGGGTCATGCAGGCCGGGGTGTGGCCGGGTGTGTGCATGGCAAAGCAGGTCATGCCGCCGACCGTGTAGGTGTCGCCGTC
This genomic window from Stappia sp. 28M-7 contains:
- a CDS encoding LysR substrate-binding domain-containing protein, whose product is MKRGFVPHADSLIAFECAARHGSFTRAAEELHLTQGAVSKQVRHLEARLGVELFKRVRQRIVLTDAGRLYLHDVRGALESLTAATRQVMSFAGNEDVLNLATLPSFGTRWLAPRLAGFIAAHPTASLNVTVRLRPFDFAKEPFDVAIHYGDPVWAGAVAEPLFREDVIAVASPAFRARHRIRRPQDLAPLLRLHQSTRPLAWRQWFECAGVETELAFQGPRFEQFVMMAEAAANDLGAALVPRFFVAEELASGRLVQLFDTVLRLPSAYHLVYPEDRSLRPVAARFRDWLMGEVAAAGGGDRPVLPG
- a CDS encoding septal ring lytic transglycosylase RlpA family protein, whose product is MIRKPRTHLLVALACAGLGASPAVAECGRASWYELTGRTASGTRANPEALTAAHRKLPFGTRVQVENLSNGRKVTLTIVDRGPFVRGRVIDVSRRAARELKFINKGVTRVRVTVAGRAEASCG
- a CDS encoding bifunctional diguanylate cyclase/phosphodiesterase, whose product is MTWPMEGLHAAIIAASKDPIYFCTPDYIIREANEPYVAIGGLTREQAIGRTVQEVAGPGAFPRRAPYLESALSGRVAVLQDWVMVPGQGRRFFDVRYQPVHDAAGRLLGVAAYGRDITDLKMAEQVLRLYESAVTQMSDRLSVVDRNYRYILTNESNARWHGSTAESFRGRSVVEVVGEERFAAEIQPWLDRCLAGETVEYDFQDLAPDGAPVVMDARLQPFRNGDGEIEAAVVTLRDVTETRRLSERLERLALQDDLTGIANRRSFETGLERRVAAYRKGGDGFSVVFIDLDGFKLVNDTAGHGAGDRFLQDIARLLRQSAGEGVEVARIGGDEFGLIIDTGETVAAHAICSRLLSAFEGYRLAWEDMQFRSSASIGIASVESEDDDATRQAVTVGRVLQWADFACMQAKAAGGHRIVAHDRAEKTGDDRKVEIHHLLAVERAIAENGFLLHAMTIVDLASGAPAMQEVLPRVATGNGDLHGPSMIRATAERHGLMRAVDRLVLNAVLARLEAGDTDGLPIAVDLSAETLHSPVFACQIIGRLERAPGVSQSLVFEVSEAALARMKPEAWNLMADLRAIGCRIALDHFGRGVAGFTQLRANAFDLIKIDRLLTAGLAGDPVKRAAVSGVVGLAEALSLPTVAEYVNEPLHLDILKGLGVTYAQGRAVSRPAAWS
- a CDS encoding SulP family inorganic anion transporter, whose amino-acid sequence is MTRLASYLPILDWGRAYNRDTATDDLIAALIVTIMLIPQSLAYALLAGLPPEVGLYASILPLVAYALFGTSRALAVGPVAVVSLMTASAVGEIAAQGTAEYLGAAIVLAMLSGAMLIAMGLFRLGFLANLLSHPVISGFITASGLIIAAGQLKHILGISGSGSTMVEIVGGLAANLANVNPYALAVGVPVTLFLFWVRSGLKPALIRMGLRPRLADIIAKSGPVAAVAATTLAAHAFSLGDKGVKLVGHIPSGLPAPALPSLDPQLWGQLVVPALLISVIGFVESVSVAQTLAAKKRQRIVPDQELIGLGAANIASGISGGYPVTGGFARSVVNFDAGAATPAAGAFTAIGIALATLFLTPLISELPQATLAATIIVAVLSLVDLKALGRVWAYSRSDFAAMAATILATLALGVETGVTVGVGVSLALHLYRSARPHMAIVGIVPGTEHFRNINRHKVITGETVLTLRVDESLFFANSRFLEDRLTELVAERPQLRHVVLMCTAVNEIDASALESLEEISRRLAGAGVGFHLSEVKGPVMDRLQRTDFLTHLNGKVFLTQYEAFATLDPRTAHIAEARKPRKATKADFWIGPEI
- a CDS encoding TIGR01244 family sulfur transferase, whose amino-acid sequence is MQSARVDDTLTVSFQIQPEDVAAIRDAGFVAIINNRPDGEAPDQPDGAEIARAAAEAGLAYTALPVTGREGITPDTIRAFHEVLEAASGPVFAFCRTGTRSINLWALSQAGERDAAELVRMAGDAGYDLSGLAPALRQIADHGLPG